The following coding sequences lie in one Jonesia denitrificans DSM 20603 genomic window:
- the disA gene encoding DNA integrity scanning diadenylate cyclase DisA: MAFSPAPQTDQLLRDTLATVAPGTELRDGLERILRGRTGALIVLGYDDVVESIATGGFELDVEFSATRLRELCKMDGAVVMDPATRRIRRAAVQLLPDSSIETSESGTRHRTAERVAKHTGLPVISVSQSMHIIALYVGGRRHVLEDPDTIIGRANQAIATLERYKARLDEVSGTLSALEIEDLVTVRDVCIVVQRLEMVGRISDEVANHVVELGVEGRLLALQHDELIGAISADRELVLRDYVDTTKKNHSVADVLAQLAALDSTELLDLGLIGRVLGLPGGGDALDAAVAPHGYRLMARIPRLPALIMDRLVQHFGGLQKLLAATIDDLMAVDGVGEQRARAVREGLSRLAESSILERYV; encoded by the coding sequence GTGGCCTTCTCTCCTGCACCGCAAACTGACCAACTGCTCCGTGACACTCTCGCCACGGTTGCACCAGGCACAGAACTTCGTGATGGCCTCGAACGGATCTTGCGTGGCCGCACCGGGGCACTCATTGTTCTTGGGTACGACGACGTGGTCGAATCCATTGCCACAGGCGGGTTCGAACTCGATGTCGAATTCTCCGCAACACGGCTTCGGGAACTGTGCAAAATGGATGGCGCCGTGGTCATGGACCCGGCTACACGGCGGATCCGGCGGGCAGCAGTCCAACTACTGCCCGATTCCTCCATTGAAACCTCTGAATCGGGTACCCGGCACCGCACCGCTGAGCGGGTGGCGAAACACACTGGTCTCCCCGTCATTTCCGTGTCGCAATCCATGCACATTATTGCGCTGTATGTGGGTGGCCGCCGCCACGTGTTGGAAGACCCAGACACCATCATCGGCCGGGCCAACCAAGCGATCGCTACCCTCGAACGGTACAAGGCTCGCCTCGATGAAGTGAGCGGAACATTATCAGCCCTCGAAATTGAAGACCTCGTCACCGTGCGTGATGTGTGTATTGTCGTGCAGCGCCTCGAAATGGTGGGGCGCATTTCCGATGAAGTTGCCAACCATGTGGTGGAACTTGGGGTTGAAGGTCGCCTCTTGGCGTTGCAGCACGACGAGCTCATCGGTGCGATCAGCGCCGACCGTGAACTTGTGTTGCGCGACTATGTGGATACCACCAAAAAGAACCACTCCGTCGCTGATGTTCTCGCCCAACTGGCTGCCCTTGACTCCACGGAGCTTCTAGACCTTGGTCTTATTGGTCGAGTCCTAGGACTCCCTGGTGGTGGTGACGCGCTGGACGCCGCAGTTGCACCCCACGGCTACCGACTCATGGCGCGGATCCCGCGACTTCCCGCACTCATCATGGACCGGTTGGTGCAGCACTTTGGCGGCTTGCAAAAGCTTCTCGCCGCCACAATTGATGACCTCATGGCCGTTGATGGTGTCGGTGAACAGCGCGCCCGGGCTGTGCGTGAAGGCCTGTCCCGACTCGCAGAATCAAGCATCCTCGAACGCTACGTCTAA
- a CDS encoding amino-acid N-acetyltransferase, whose protein sequence is MTSPVFQLRPAAPRDVRAIRELVEPYAHERILIAKEAVAYYEAIQEFVVAHPMGEPHTIIGCGALHVMWEDLAEIRTLAVSQHHRGHGIGDALVTELLHRAHTMQLSRVFCLTFEVDFFTRHGFHPIDGTPVSTEVYAELLRSHDDGIAEFLDLARVKPNTLGNTRMLIELNEHPPHP, encoded by the coding sequence GTGACATCACCAGTGTTCCAGCTGCGCCCAGCAGCCCCCCGCGACGTCAGAGCAATCCGCGAACTTGTTGAACCCTACGCACACGAGCGCATCCTTATCGCGAAAGAAGCAGTCGCCTACTACGAAGCCATCCAAGAATTTGTTGTCGCCCACCCTATGGGAGAGCCACACACCATCATCGGATGCGGTGCACTCCACGTCATGTGGGAAGACCTCGCCGAAATCCGCACCCTCGCCGTCTCACAACACCACCGCGGCCACGGAATTGGTGACGCACTCGTCACCGAACTCCTCCACCGCGCCCACACCATGCAACTCAGCCGAGTCTTCTGCCTCACCTTCGAAGTCGACTTCTTCACCCGCCACGGATTCCACCCCATCGACGGCACCCCCGTCTCCACCGAGGTCTACGCCGAACTCCTACGCTCCCACGACGACGGAATCGCCGAGTTCCTCGACCTTGCCCGCGTCAAACCCAACACCCTCGGCAACACCCGCATGCTCATCGAACTCAACGAGCACCCACCCCACCCGTAG
- a CDS encoding A/G-specific adenine glycosylase: MPPAPHTTPPHVDEVHAQLSAWFDGAERDLPWRRPGTTPWGVLVSEVMSQQTPVARVAPRWERWMTMWPTPAHMAAASRDVVLTEWGTLGYPRRALRLHECARVITERHHGEVPATEEELRALPGIGSYTAAAIVAFAFHRRAVVLDTNVRRVIARVFAGVALPPPSPRRHEWELADALAPLADQDAARWAVASMEFGSLVCTARTPRCDQCPIAHLCGWREAGYPDDEHAPIRRPQRFAGTNRQVRGIIMAHLRAHRCASRDEVAGLWVADPEQLSACVESLVADGLVEETAGVFHLPDVVVATGGVGAR; encoded by the coding sequence ATGCCCCCAGCACCACACACCACACCACCGCATGTTGACGAAGTTCACGCCCAGTTGTCTGCGTGGTTCGACGGCGCTGAACGCGATCTGCCGTGGCGGCGCCCAGGCACAACACCGTGGGGGGTTTTGGTCAGTGAGGTGATGTCCCAACAAACCCCCGTGGCACGTGTTGCTCCCAGGTGGGAGCGATGGATGACGATGTGGCCCACGCCCGCCCACATGGCTGCTGCATCTCGTGATGTGGTCCTCACCGAGTGGGGAACGTTGGGTTACCCGCGTCGTGCACTGCGCTTGCACGAATGTGCTCGTGTCATCACCGAACGTCACCACGGTGAAGTTCCCGCTACGGAGGAAGAGCTGCGTGCACTGCCAGGGATTGGTTCCTACACGGCGGCCGCTATTGTGGCGTTTGCCTTTCACCGGCGTGCAGTGGTTCTTGACACCAACGTGCGTCGGGTGATTGCGCGAGTGTTTGCAGGGGTTGCTCTTCCGCCGCCGTCGCCCCGGCGCCATGAGTGGGAGCTAGCCGATGCGCTCGCCCCGCTAGCAGACCAGGACGCCGCACGGTGGGCGGTTGCGTCCATGGAGTTTGGTTCGTTGGTGTGCACAGCTCGGACACCTCGGTGTGACCAATGCCCGATCGCGCACCTGTGCGGGTGGCGGGAGGCAGGCTATCCCGATGACGAGCACGCGCCCATTCGTCGTCCGCAACGCTTTGCCGGCACGAACCGGCAGGTGCGTGGCATCATCATGGCTCACCTGCGAGCGCATCGGTGTGCGAGTCGTGATGAGGTTGCTGGTTTGTGGGTTGCGGACCCCGAGCAGTTGTCCGCGTGTGTGGAGTCGTTGGTGGCGGATGGTTTGGTGGAAGAAACGGCAGGTGTCTTCCATCTTCCTGATGTGGTGGTGGCTACGGGTGGGGTGGGTGCTCGTTGA